The DNA segment CAGGCCGGCCCCCTGCAGGGCGTCGGTCCAGGCCTTGTTGTCCTGGAAGCCGTTGGCCTCGCGGACCTTGGTGACCTCGGCGTTCACGTCGCTCCGGCTGACCTTGATGTCCTGGGTGGCGGCCTTGACCAGCGCCTGCTGGATCTGGCTGGCCACCACGACGGTCTTGAAGTCGTCGCCCAGCACGCCGGTGTCGGTGGTGCTCAGGACCGGGTTGGCCCGGCGGGCCTGGTCAAGTTCCTCGGCGGTGATGGTCTGCCCGTTGACCTTCAGCGCGGGCGTGCCGCTGGCCTGATTGCCGCTGAACAGCTGCCCGATATTGGGGGTGAACTGGTAGGCCATGCCGACCACCAGAAGCAGGGCCAGCACGATCAGCATGACATTGGTGACTTTCTTTCGCTTCACTTGATCTCCTTAAATATAGGTGCTAGCGTACCCCAGACCCTGAATGCACTCGTAGCTCAGGTGGATAGAGCGTTGGCCTCCGAAGCCAAAGGCCACTGGTTCAAGTCCAGTCGAGTGCACCACCCAGCTTTTCAGTCCGGTCAAGCCACCCTGCGGGGTGGTTTTTTTGTGGACCGGGCCGCAGGGTGGGGCAACTGCCGGCAAACACACGCGCAAGAGTCTAGCATGCAAGGTTAAACGGGCGTGAAGCCGCAAAGCGCGTTGTGGAGCGTATTTCTCGTGCCCTTCATGCGGCTGGAGGCTGGCGGGCGCCCCCGGCCTGTACGCTGGGGACATGAGCGACTCCACTCCTGATCACGCGGCTGAGTTCCATGCGGCGTCCGGCGGCCTGCTGCGGCTGCTGTCTGCCCTGCCCGGCAGCTACGACGGACCACAGACCCCCGAGGCGGCTCCCTATGGTCTGGTCGGCGTGGGCGAGGGCACCCTGGCCGCGCACCTGCTGCAGGCCCTGGCGCTGCCCAGTCTGACCCGCGCGGGCACCCAGTTCGTGCTGGGCAGTCCCGACGTGGCCGCCGCCGCCACCGATTACGCCGATCTGTCCGAGGTCGCCGGAGCCACCGCGCGCCGCATCAGCACCGGGGGCCGCCCCGGCGAGATCGACGTGCTGGTGCCGGGCGGGCCGCTGTCCACCTACCACTTCGCGCAGGCGGTGGCCTACGCCAGTGGGCACGCCGACGAGGCCGCGCAGGCCGACGCCGCGCTCGCGGCTCTGGCCCTGCGCTGCGCTCCGAATGTCGAGGAGAACAACCCCGCCCGCGACCTGGCCTGGAGCCTGTGGGGGCGCACGCCGCTGCTGCTGGCCGCCAGCGACGCCGACGCCCTGCCGCACGCGTGGCAGCAGCTGCTGGCCCGCACCGGCAAGACGCTGGCCGTGCCGCTGCTGGGCGACCTGTTGCCACTGGTCAGCGGGGCCTTCGACGCCCGCCATGAGCAGGGCGACGCCAAGGTGGCCCTGATTCTGGGCGACACCGATCCCTCGCTGCTGCTGGCCCGCGAGGTGCTGGATTCGCGCATCGACGAGATCATCCACGTGCCTGCCCCGGACGGCGCGCAGGGCTACCCCGCCGCGCTGGCGCTGTGGTACTTCGGCGCGTGGGTGGCCGCGTACCTGGCCGAGCGGTACGGGGCCGAGCCTGCCGACCCTGCGGTGCTGGCCCGCGCCCAGGCCACCCTGAGCGGCGAGGGCGGCAGTGAGGACGGCGGCGACCTGCGCCTGACCGCTCCCCGCGACGACCTGCGCCGCACCCGCGTCGACGACGCCGGGCCAGACTGGGCCGATGCTAGGGATGAGGATGACGAGGACGATCTGGATGATCCCGACGACCGCGAAGAGGACTAAGCAGGGCACGTCCCGGGCAGGGCGCAGACGCCGCCCGGCGCTCCACCGCCTGAAAAACTGTTTTCCGGAGCGGGTTCACCCTTTGGCCTGAGCGCTGCTTGTGTTCCGCCGGAGCGCTATCATGCGGGATGTGCGGCTGCTGCTGCTTTCTGACATTCACGCCAACAACACCGCGCTGGCAGCGGTGCTGCTGGACGCGGCCTCACGCCGTTACGATCAGGTGTTTCACCTGGGTGACGCGCTGGGCTACGGCCCCAATCCGCGCGAGGTGCTGGACGTGCTGCGTGACCTGGACGCCGTGTGTGTCATGGGCAACCACGACCAGATGCTGCTGGAATACGTCGACGGCAAGCGGGCCACCCGCGACAGCGTGGTGTCGCTGGCGCTGCGCTGGCAGATCGAGCGCCTCTCGGAGCGCGATATCGCCTGGGTCCGCACCTGGCGCGACGGCATCGACGATCCGGACGTGGGCGCCCGCTACCGCCACGGCACGCCGGTCAGCCTGGACGACTACACCGACTCGGTGGCGGCGGCCCGCGAGGCCTTCGGGCAGTGGCAGGGCCGGCTGGGCTTCGTGGGCCACACCCACGTTCCCGCCGTGTACGCCACCCTGAACGCTCCCACCGGCGAGTGGATCAAGGGCCAGCTGTTTCACGACGGCGGCAGCTACATGGTGCCGCCCACCACCCGCGTGATTCTCAACCCCGGCAGCGTGGGCCAGCCGCGCGACGGCAACCCCAGGGCCAGCTACGGCATCTACGACACGGTCCGCTCCCAGTTTGAGGTGATTCGCGTGGCCTACGACGTCCCCCGCGCCCAGGAGGCCTCGCTGGAGGCGGGGCTGCCGCAGGTGCTCGCGGCGCGGCTGGCGGTGGGCAAATAGCGTGGGCACCGGCGCGATCATCACGGCAGGGTGCCCATGCCAGCGGCCGTGACCCTGCACGTCCCCCTGATCGAGCAGGCCGAGGCCTTTACCGGCAACGCGCTGCTGCTGACCGGCCCGGCGCGGGTGGGCAAGCTGGCGGCCGCGTGGGCCATTGCGGCGGCGCAGAACTGCCAGGGTGCGCGGGGAATGTACGGCGAGGCGTGCGGCATCTGCCGCTCGTGCCTGGCGCTGGCGGCTGACGCACACCCGGACGCGCTGCTGATTGAGCCGCGCACCACCACCGCTACCGGCAAGGCGGCGCGGCGCAAGCTGATTCCCATCGGCGCGGTGCTGCAGGGCCGCGACAAGGGACGCGAGTACGAGACGCACATCTACGAGTTTCTGGAGGTGCGCCCCACCTTCGCCCGCCGGGTGGTGATCGTGAATGGCGCGGAATATCTGGGACCGGAGGCCGCCAACGCCCTGCTCAAGCTGGTGGAGGAGCCGCCGCACGGCGCGCTGTTCCTGTTTCTCGCCGAGGACCGGCGCTCGGTGCTGCCCACCATCGTCAGCCGCAGCGCCCGCCTGGGTGTGGCCCCGCTGGCCGATCACACCCTCGAATCGGCCCTGGTCCGCGCCGGGCACACTCCGGACCCTGAACTGATCGCCTTCGCCGCTGGGCGTGCGGGCGTCCTGGGCGATCTGGACGGCGTGCGTGCCGCGCTGGCGGACGCCCGCGAGCTGGACAACTCGCTGGGCGTGGGCCTGCTGAGCGCTCTGGAGGCCGCCGAACGGTTGGAAAAACGTTTTGATCCGGCGTGGCATCCCGAAGCCCTGCGGTTCACGTGGCGTCAGCGCCCGGCCCACCAGCGTGCCCGTGCCGACACCGCCCTGGACGCCCTGCAAGGTGCGCTGGAAGCTTACGCCAGCCCCAGCCTCAGTTTCCAGGTGTTTGCCCTGGGCGTGCGCGAGGCCTTCGGCCTGAGCTGAGGTGCGTCCTGTTTGCCGTCAGCGCATAAAAAACGCAACTCCCGTCCTTCCGAAGTTGCCGCTGATGGTTCTTGATGTCTGTTTGAAGGGATGCAGGCGATGGACGCCCGCAGCGTGGGACGGTCAGTCCAGCGAGAAGTCCGTCCCTGGATGCGGGTAACGGGGCAGCACGCGGTACACGAACAGGGGAATCAGCCGGGGATCAAAGGCCATGCCCGAGTGTTGCAGCAGGTAGGCGGCGGCCTCGTCGGCCGTCCAGGCGGCGCGGTAGGGCCGGTCAGAGACCAGCGCGTCGTACACGTCGGCCACCTTGATGATGCGCGCCAGCAGGGGAATTGACTCGCCGATCAGGCCCAGCGGGTAGCCCTCGCCGTTCCAGTGCTCATGGTGGTGCAGGATGGCACCCAGAATCTCATCGTCAATCTGCGGCGCAGTCCGTGCCAGCCGGTGGCCCAGGGCCGGGTGCTGCTGAATCGTCCTGAACTCTGCGGCCGTCAGGGGGCCTGGCTTCTCGAGAATCTTGCTGCTGATGGCGGCCTTGCCAATGTCGTGGAGCAGGGCTGCCCAGACAACCTGCCGTACATCGCGCTCATCCAGAAGCAGTCCAGCGGCCTCGGCCAGCTTGAGTGCCAGGGTCATCACGCGGCGTTCGTGGCCAGCGCAGCTGCGGCCCACCACTGTGGTGGTCCAGGCATCAACTTCCTGAAGGTACGTGTCAATCAGCAGTTCATGCGTGCCAGGCGCGGCGGTCCAGGTTCCAATCTGCTGGTTGTGCCAGGGAACCCACTTGCGGTTCATTCCAGGCCAGCACAGGACAGGCGACCCATCCGGAACGAGAGGCTGTCCATACGGTTGGTCAGCAGCGAGGCGGTGGCCGGACGGACGTTTGAGACGGCGGCCTGCTGGCGCGTCTGCGTGGCAGTCTCGGTGTTGAAGGCTTCACGGACCTGCTGCATTTTGCGGGGATAAGATACGGCCATGTCAGCGACCTCAGTTCCCGATCACGCTGGACATGCCAGTGCTGGTGGCTGGAACGCGTTCGAGTCCGGCGCCGCCGACTGGAACGGCGCTGGCCGAGGTAACTGCCAGGGCGAGGGCAAGGCCGATCAGGGTGCGCAGGGTCTTTTTCATAGGGTTATCCTAAACGGTTAAGTGTGAACAAGCGTTTAAGCCGTTTGGCACAGCTCCGGGCGGACTTCGATACCGGTGATTATCACTCCGTTTTAACAGTTCTGCAGGCCCAGGATGACCTGAACGCTGAAGAAATCACCTGTCTGGGGATCTCGCTACTGCGAACCAGTCAGTTCGCAGCAGCGGAGCAGTCGCTTGAACTGGCGATGGCCCTTGGAAATGACGAGGCTGCCGTGGAATACGGCAACCTGCTGCGGGCCACCGGTGAAAACAGGAAAGCGGCGTCCCACTTTATTGACCTGCTGCCCCGGTTGGAGGGAGAACTGCTGTTCAGGGCGCTGCGCTGGTACGGCGTGACCCTGCAGCAGCTGGGCGAACCCGGCGCGGTCAAGGCCATTGAGGACGCGCGGCGCGGGTACCTCTCGCTGGGTGACAGGAAAATAGCGGCACGTCTCTCCCATACCCTGGCTTCTACCTATGTCCTTAAGGGTGAATTATCCACTGCGCTGAAGCTGCTGACCGGCGCGTTGCCCGTGCTGGAACAGGACGCGAACAGGCGTCCCCTGCTGGCGGCCATCTACACCCTGATTGACATCCAGGTCGAGGCGGGTCAGCTGGAGACGGCCGCCGAAACGATCGAGAAGGCGCAGGCCATTGCCTCGGATTTACGCGACGAGTACGTGGCTCTTCACCTGGACGCCCGCAAGGTCAACATCATGCTGATCGGGGGCGACTACGGCGGTTTTGTCGAGCAGCTTGTGGATCTGGCGGAACGCGGTGAGAAGCTCCGGGAGTTCTACATCACCGAATACGCGCTGTCGCATCTTGCCAACCACCACAGCCGGGTCGGGGAACATACCGAGGCGGTGCGCACCATTGCCCGGCTGCGCGCCCTGAATCCCGATCTGTCGCTGTACGCCCGCGTGGTTCTGGCCATGATGGCCCTGCGGCGCGGTGACAGCGCCTCGGCCCTGCGGATGCAGCTGGACGTGCGCGAGGAGGCCACGCAGCGCGGCGCGCATATCGACGCCACGCGGGCCTTGCTGCTGGCGGCGTACTGCGCGTACCGCATGAATGACCTGCCGCGCTGCACCGGTCTGCTCTCGGAGGCGCTGCTGGAACTTGCGGGCCTGCCCCGCACCCAGTCGCAGACTGTCATAGCGCCGGATCTACGGGAAATCGAGGAAATGCTGGCCTACGCCCGGCTGCAGCCAAATCTGGCCCCGCTGCTGGAAGCCGCGCTGGAGGACACCTCGGCGCTGAGCGGGACCATGCGTGACGATCTGTTTACCAGCGGCATGCGCCTGGAGATCATGACCCTGGGCCAGGAACTGGCCCTGCGCGATGGCATTCCCTGCGCCATGCGGGTGCGCGGCAGCGTGGCGGTGCTCACCTACCTGGCGCTGCATCCGCGCAGCACCCGGCAGGACGTGGTAACGCAGCTGTGGCCGGACCGCGATCCCAAGAAGGCGGCCACGTATTTCCGGCAGTGCGTGACTGACATCCGCGAGGCCATCGGCGCGGACGTGATTCTGGTCGAGGGCGCACATCAGGCCCCCGAGTACCGCCTGAGCAGCAAGGCCAGCGTCACGCTGGACAGTCAGCGGGTCTTGCAACTGGTGGCCCGCGATCAGCTGCCCGCCGCCGTGGCCGCCTACAAGGGCGAGTTCCTGCCCAGCATCCAGGAGAGCGAGTGGGCCGAGGAGCAGCGCATGACCATCCAGCGGGCGCTGGTGGGGTCACTGCGGGCCGAGTTGCGGGCCTCGCAGATCGAGCGGGGGCAGGAGCGGCGGGTGGTGCTGCTGGCGACGGCCATTCTGGGCATCGACCCCGGCGACATCGAGACCGAGGACCTGCGCCTGTCGGTGGCGCGGCAGGTGTCCAGTCCCTCGGAGATCGCGCGTTTCGAGGCCGAGCGGCACCGGCGCATGAACTGAGCGCCCTGTGCTGAGCCGTCTGCGTTGGGCTGTCTGGGCAAGCCGATGCCCCTGGCCTGAATGCTGGGTGCCGGTACGCCGGGCGCTGGCGCTCAGCCCTCGGTGGACGCGCCGGGGCGGGTGGTCCATCCGGGGGCTGGTTCGATGGTCTCTGCGGGGGCCTTGCCGGGTTCCAGACCGCTGCTGCTGGCCGTCTGCAGCGGCGTGAGGCGCATGCCCGGCGCGCACTCGATCTGGCAGGACAGCCGGGCCTGACCCAGCAGGTCCTTTTCCGTGAGCTTGTCGTACTCGGCCAGCGTCATGGCGTCGGGTTCGCCCTCCTGAAACGACACGCGGCAGGTGGTGCACCTCGCCACGCCGCCGCAGCGGTGCAGGATGTCCACGCCGCCGCGCTCCAGCGCCAGCACCAGCCGCTCGCCCGTGCGCGCCGTGAGTTCTCCGAAGCCTTCAATCTGAAGGGTGATGTCCTGGGGGGTGAGCTGGGTCATGGCCGACAGGATGGCATGCCTGGAGTCCTGTGGTGTGGCCCGCCGGAAACCCTGCGCTGCGCCCCCGCTTGACCGCTGCTGCCCTGGCCTGTAGCTCGCCCCGGCCTGTAGCTTACGGTCCATGAGCGAGCAGACGTTCCCCCAGACGCAGCGCCCCGGTGGCCTGCTGCGTGTTGCTGCGGGCCTGCCCGTGCTCCCGCCGCCCTCCGGGGTGTAGAGAGGTCTGCTGCCGGACGCGTCCCAGTGACGCCTGACCCGCCGTTTTTACATTCCTGAAGGGAGAAAAATATGCGCCTCTCAAGCCACAAATCAGCTCTCCGGCGACCCACCCAGGTCCGCGTGCCCCTGCACGACGGCCCGGTCCCGCCCCGAGGCCTTGGCCGCGTACAGGGCGGCGTCGGCACGGGCCAGCAGGCCGTTGAAGTCCTCGCCCGGACGCACGCTGCTGGAGCCGATGCTCACCGTCACCTGAAGGTGCTGCGGCCACGTCCAGGCGCGGAACTCGGCCAGCAGCTGCTGGGCGCGGATCTGGGCACGCTCCGGCGTCGTGCCCGGCATCACCACGATGAACTCCTCGCCTCCCCAGCGCCCCAGCGTGGGCGGCGACGCCCCGGCCTCGGTGGCGCAGTTCTGAAGCACCTGCCCCGCCGCCGTCAGCACCTCGTCGCCCACGCCGTGGCCGTGGTGGTCGTTGATGCGCTTGAAGTGGTCCAGGTCGATTAGAAAAATGGACCCAGTCTGTCCGCGCTCCACGTCCCTCAGCAGGGCCTCCACAGCGGGATACACCGCGTGGCGGTTGGGCAGCCGGGTCAGGGGATCGGTGAAGGCCAGCTGTCGCAGCAGTTCCTGGGTCTCGTTCTGGACGGCGTACTGGGCGCGGAACCACGACAGGCCCCAGACCAGCAGAAACACCATCACGGCATTGATCTGTACCCTCACAAGACCACCGACAGACGCTGCGGCATATGTCGTGGGCAGCAGCCACGGCAGCAGCAGGCTGAAGGGCAGGTACGTCAGGTTGAACGTGGCCGCGCGGCCCTGCGGCAGGGCCAGAAAGGCCAGGATGCAGACACACAGGACCGTCCAGTACGGTCCGCTGTTGGGATACGGTCCAGGCAGCGAGGCCCCCGTCAGACTGGCCAGGACGATGTGGACGGTGCTCGCGGCGCTCAGCACCCCGACAGAGGCAAGCTCAATGACAAGCAGGGCCCCGCCGGTCAGCAGCCACCACAGGCCCGGCACGCAGAGTGCCAGCAGCACCGGCGCGACGTACTGAAGGTACGGTTCGTTCAGGTTCATCACGCGCTGCAAGACAAGAAAGCTCAGCAGCAGCGCCATGGCGCTGCACAGCGTGCCGATGTACAGCCGGCGCCGGACTGCCCTGCCGTAAGGATCGCGGCTGGGTAGGAGGAGGCTGGCGTCCGGACTCATATGCGTCCAGCGTAGTCGGCCCGCTCTTGCTCACACCTGACAGGTGGGCATTCGTGGCGGGCCGCACGGACCCAGGCGGACCCACTGAACCTCATGCCCATTTCCCGCAGACTGGGGCCATGAGACCGCCCCCATCCCCCGTCCGCCGCCCGGAGCCCCGCACCGCGCCGGGGCGGCCGCAGCCTGGTCCCGCGCTGGGCGTGACGGCCGCGCTGATCGCCGCCATCTGGGCGCAGGAACTGATCGACCTGTTCGCCTTTGGCGGTGGCCTGGACGTCTACGGCATCGAGCCTCGTGCGCCGGGGACGTTCTGGCATGTGCTGATCGCCCCCTTCCTGCACTACGGTTTCGATCATCTGATCGCCAACACCGTGCCGCTGGCGGTGCTGGCCTTCATGAGCGCGGTGCGTGGCGTGGGCCGGTTCCTGGCGATGACATTGGTGGTGGCGGTGGTGGGCGGCGGTCTGGTGTGGCTGCTGGGGCGCGGCGGCAGCGTGCATCTGGGGGCCAGTGCGCTGATCTTCGGCTATCTGGCGTACCTGCTGGGCGTGGGCTGGTGGGAGCGCACCCCCGCCGCGATCGGCGTGGCCGTGGTGGCAGCCGCGCTGTACGGCGGCATCATCTGGGGCGTGCTGCCGGGCAATCCGGCGGTGTCCTGGGAGGCGCATCTGTTCGGTTTTCTGGCGGGCCTGCTGGCGGCGCTGCTGCTGCATGGGCGCAGGCCGCGCCGGGTGGAGGGCAGAACGTAGGGCTGTTTTGCCCCGGCCAGTAGTCCCACAGGGTCACTCAGTAGTCCCCCAGCGTCACCAGGCCGCCCGGCGTTTCCAGCACGGCATGCAACTCGGGCTGCGGGGCCTCATAGACTTCCACCTCGCCCATGAAGTTCAGGCGGTCCAGCACGGCGCGCAGGGCGTCAGGGGTGGGCGTGCCCAGGCGCAGACGGCCCAGCCGCACGCCCACATCGGTCAGGCGTTCGGGGGGCGGGGGCGTGTGCCACACGATGCGCGACGGGGCCACGCCGCCCATGGGCAGCCCGCCGTCCTCGGGCACGGTCAGCGCCCAGCGGTTCTCGCCGCGCGAGAGTTCCAGCACCTCCGGCCCCGGTTCCAGCGCCGCCAGCGCCGCCACCCAGTGAATCAGCGCGGGGCCGCCTTCCAGCCGCTTTTGCAACGCCGGCGTGTCCAGCCCGAACCAGCGCGGGCGGGACGGGGCGGGCGCGTCGGGATCGGTGGCGATGACCTCCAGGTAGCTGTCCGGCCCCAGCGACAGCAGCGCGTTGTGGGTGCCGAAGGTCCCGTGCTTGCCGCCGTCCTGCATGGGCACGTCCAGGCGGCCTTCAAGCCACGCGCGGCCCTCCTGGAGCGTGCGGGCGGCGATGACCAGATGATCCAGGGTGGCGGGCATGGGGGCCAGCATACGCAGATCGTGACCGGCAGGCTTGCAGGGGGGCCGTGACCCCGCGCACGCTGGGGTATGACTCTGCGCCGCTGGCTTGTGGGGGTGTTCCGGCGGGACACCCGGCCTCTCCCCCCGCCGCGTGACGGTCAGGATGACGGGACCGGCGTCCTGGTGCCTGCCGGGCCGCGTCCGCTGCGGGGCGGGGCACACGCGAGGCCGCCCGTGCCCGACACGGAGCAGCCCGAGCCCACCCCCTAGCGCCGCCCCCGCCGCATGCGGTCCCCTCGCGTGGCCGCGCTTCCCGTCGGTCACGGGCGGTTCGTCTTCCGGCCAGCCGGGGCAGAACGCACGCGGGAACACGTCTGCCGTGGCCCGTACTCTCTATACTCGGCGCAAACACCAGCGATCTGTCAGGGTGGCCGCAGCGGGCCACCGCCGCTTTTCTTTCCCTGTTCCGTGAAATTCTGTGGAGGCTCAACTATGCAAGGCAACATGATGGACGTTCAACTGACGGTGCCCACCATTCTGGAGCGCATTCGCGGGCAGTACAGTGCTCGCGAGGTGGTCAGCCTGCTGGCCGCGGGCCGCGACGACGCGGGCAACCCCATACCTAAAAAACACCGCACCACCTACGGCGATGTGGCAGACCGCGCCCTGCGGCTGGCGGGTGGTCTGCTGGGCCTGGGTCTGGAGCGCGGGGACCGGGTGGCAACGCTGGCGGTCAACTCGTTCCGGCACCTGGAGGCGTACCTGGGCGTGCCCAGCGCGGGGCTGGTGCTGCACACGGTCAACATCCGCCTGCACCCCGAGCAGGTGGCCTGGATCCTGAACGACGCCGAGGACCGCGTGCTGATGATCGAGAACGTCTTCGCGGCGATGATCCCGGCGCTGAAGGCCGCCTGCCCCAGGCTGGAACACATCATCGTGATGGGACCGCTGCCGCAGCAGATGCCCGGCATCCACGACTACGACACCTTCGTGATGGGCGCGGAGCCTCTGCCCCGCTATCCGCGTCTGGACGAGAACGACGCGGCGGCAATGTGCTACACCTCCGGCACCACGGGCAACCCCAAGGGCGTGATCTACACCCACCGTTCCACCGTGCTGCACTCGCTGGCCAGCGCCCCCAAGGACGCCCTGAACGTGGGTGAGGCCGACAGCGTGCTGCCCATCGTGCCGATGTTCCACGTCAACGCCTGGGGCCTGCCCTACACCTGCGCCATGTACGGCGCCAAGCAGGTCTTTGCCGGGGTCTTCAGTGACGGCCGGAGCATTGCCACGCTGCTGCAGGACGAAGGGGTGACCATCACGGCGGGCGTGCCGACCATCTGGATGGGCCTGCTGGCTGAGCTGGACCGCGCCAGGGAGGCCGGGGAGCCGTACAGTCTGGACGGCCTGGAGCGCGTGATCGTGGGCGGCAGCGCCGCGCCGGAAGCCATGATCCGCGCCTTCCAGAACCGGCATGGCCTGACCATGCTGCAGGCCTGGGGCATGACCGAAACGCACCCGCTGGGCACCGCGAGCAGCGTGCCATTCGACGTGGATCCCACCAGCGACGAGGGCTACCGGCTGCGCGCCAAGCAGGGCCGCAGCGTGCCGCTGGTCTTTCTGGAGATCGTGGATGGCAACCGCCAGCGGCTGCCGCACGACGGCAAGACCATGGGCAACCTGATCGCGCGCGGGCCGTGGATCGCCAACAGCTACTACAAGGGCGCAGGACAGGACAATTTCTTTGAACTGGACGGTGACCTGTGGTTTGACACCGGGGACATCTCCACCCTCGACGAGCGTGGGTACATGCACATCCAGGACCGCAGCAAGGACCTGATCAAGTCGGGCGGCGAGTGGATCAGCAGCGTGGACCTGGAAAACGCGATCATGGCCCACCCCGCCGTGGCGCAGTGCGCCGTGATTGCCATGGACGATCCCAAGTGGGACGAGCGCCCGCTGGCCGTGGTGGTGCCGCGTCCCGGCCAGAGCGTGACCCATCAGGAACTGCTGGACCTGCTGGAACCCAACTTCGCCAAGTTCTGGCTGCCGGACGCCACCGTGCTGACCGACAGCATTCCCATCGGCGCCACCGGCAAGTTCCTGAAGCGCGAGCTGCGTGAGGAGTACCGGGGCTACTCGGCAGGCAACTCACCGCAGCGCCCCGAGCAGCCTGAGTAAGGTTCAGCCTTACCGCGCCGCCTCTTCACTGAAGAGGCGGCGCTTTTTTGGCTGTGTGGTGCCTTCTGGCGCACGCCTGACAGGATGACGCTCTGACAAACCCTGGATAGG comes from the Deinococcus aerolatus genome and includes:
- a CDS encoding SIS domain-containing protein; the encoded protein is MSDSTPDHAAEFHAASGGLLRLLSALPGSYDGPQTPEAAPYGLVGVGEGTLAAHLLQALALPSLTRAGTQFVLGSPDVAAAATDYADLSEVAGATARRISTGGRPGEIDVLVPGGPLSTYHFAQAVAYASGHADEAAQADAALAALALRCAPNVEENNPARDLAWSLWGRTPLLLAASDADALPHAWQQLLARTGKTLAVPLLGDLLPLVSGAFDARHEQGDAKVALILGDTDPSLLLAREVLDSRIDEIIHVPAPDGAQGYPAALALWYFGAWVAAYLAERYGAEPADPAVLARAQATLSGEGGSEDGGDLRLTAPRDDLRRTRVDDAGPDWADARDEDDEDDLDDPDDREED
- a CDS encoding VOC family protein — encoded protein: MPATLDHLVIAARTLQEGRAWLEGRLDVPMQDGGKHGTFGTHNALLSLGPDSYLEVIATDPDAPAPSRPRWFGLDTPALQKRLEGGPALIHWVAALAALEPGPEVLELSRGENRWALTVPEDGGLPMGGVAPSRIVWHTPPPPERLTDVGVRLGRLRLGTPTPDALRAVLDRLNFMGEVEVYEAPQPELHAVLETPGGLVTLGDY
- a CDS encoding DNA polymerase III, whose product is MPAAVTLHVPLIEQAEAFTGNALLLTGPARVGKLAAAWAIAAAQNCQGARGMYGEACGICRSCLALAADAHPDALLIEPRTTTATGKAARRKLIPIGAVLQGRDKGREYETHIYEFLEVRPTFARRVVIVNGAEYLGPEAANALLKLVEEPPHGALFLFLAEDRRSVLPTIVSRSARLGVAPLADHTLESALVRAGHTPDPELIAFAAGRAGVLGDLDGVRAALADARELDNSLGVGLLSALEAAERLEKRFDPAWHPEALRFTWRQRPAHQRARADTALDALQGALEAYASPSLSFQVFALGVREAFGLS
- a CDS encoding metallophosphoesterase family protein; the encoded protein is MRDVRLLLLSDIHANNTALAAVLLDAASRRYDQVFHLGDALGYGPNPREVLDVLRDLDAVCVMGNHDQMLLEYVDGKRATRDSVVSLALRWQIERLSERDIAWVRTWRDGIDDPDVGARYRHGTPVSLDDYTDSVAAAREAFGQWQGRLGFVGHTHVPAVYATLNAPTGEWIKGQLFHDGGSYMVPPTTRVILNPGSVGQPRDGNPRASYGIYDTVRSQFEVIRVAYDVPRAQEASLEAGLPQVLAARLAVGK
- a CDS encoding long-chain fatty acid--CoA ligase, translated to MQGNMMDVQLTVPTILERIRGQYSAREVVSLLAAGRDDAGNPIPKKHRTTYGDVADRALRLAGGLLGLGLERGDRVATLAVNSFRHLEAYLGVPSAGLVLHTVNIRLHPEQVAWILNDAEDRVLMIENVFAAMIPALKAACPRLEHIIVMGPLPQQMPGIHDYDTFVMGAEPLPRYPRLDENDAAAMCYTSGTTGNPKGVIYTHRSTVLHSLASAPKDALNVGEADSVLPIVPMFHVNAWGLPYTCAMYGAKQVFAGVFSDGRSIATLLQDEGVTITAGVPTIWMGLLAELDRAREAGEPYSLDGLERVIVGGSAAPEAMIRAFQNRHGLTMLQAWGMTETHPLGTASSVPFDVDPTSDEGYRLRAKQGRSVPLVFLEIVDGNRQRLPHDGKTMGNLIARGPWIANSYYKGAGQDNFFELDGDLWFDTGDISTLDERGYMHIQDRSKDLIKSGGEWISSVDLENAIMAHPAVAQCAVIAMDDPKWDERPLAVVVPRPGQSVTHQELLDLLEPNFAKFWLPDATVLTDSIPIGATGKFLKRELREEYRGYSAGNSPQRPEQPE
- a CDS encoding 2Fe-2S iron-sulfur cluster-binding protein produces the protein MTQLTPQDITLQIEGFGELTARTGERLVLALERGGVDILHRCGGVARCTTCRVSFQEGEPDAMTLAEYDKLTEKDLLGQARLSCQIECAPGMRLTPLQTASSSGLEPGKAPAETIEPAPGWTTRPGASTEG
- a CDS encoding GGDEF domain-containing protein → MSPDASLLLPSRDPYGRAVRRRLYIGTLCSAMALLLSFLVLQRVMNLNEPYLQYVAPVLLALCVPGLWWLLTGGALLVIELASVGVLSAASTVHIVLASLTGASLPGPYPNSGPYWTVLCVCILAFLALPQGRAATFNLTYLPFSLLLPWLLPTTYAAASVGGLVRVQINAVMVFLLVWGLSWFRAQYAVQNETQELLRQLAFTDPLTRLPNRHAVYPAVEALLRDVERGQTGSIFLIDLDHFKRINDHHGHGVGDEVLTAAGQVLQNCATEAGASPPTLGRWGGEEFIVVMPGTTPERAQIRAQQLLAEFRAWTWPQHLQVTVSIGSSSVRPGEDFNGLLARADAALYAAKASGRDRAVVQGHADLGGSPES
- a CDS encoding HD-GYP domain-containing protein; protein product: MNRKWVPWHNQQIGTWTAAPGTHELLIDTYLQEVDAWTTTVVGRSCAGHERRVMTLALKLAEAAGLLLDERDVRQVVWAALLHDIGKAAISSKILEKPGPLTAAEFRTIQQHPALGHRLARTAPQIDDEILGAILHHHEHWNGEGYPLGLIGESIPLLARIIKVADVYDALVSDRPYRAAWTADEAAAYLLQHSGMAFDPRLIPLFVYRVLPRYPHPGTDFSLD
- a CDS encoding rhomboid family intramembrane serine protease; protein product: MRPPPSPVRRPEPRTAPGRPQPGPALGVTAALIAAIWAQELIDLFAFGGGLDVYGIEPRAPGTFWHVLIAPFLHYGFDHLIANTVPLAVLAFMSAVRGVGRFLAMTLVVAVVGGGLVWLLGRGGSVHLGASALIFGYLAYLLGVGWWERTPAAIGVAVVAAALYGGIIWGVLPGNPAVSWEAHLFGFLAGLLAALLLHGRRPRRVEGRT